The Chryseobacterium glaciei DNA window AAAAATTGGAGCCAAAAATACGGTCGGCATCGTTATTTATGCCATCATCAACAATATTTATTCACTAGAAAGAATTTGATTCCGTAGAAATACGGAATTTTTTATTTGGTGTTTTCTACTGTAGCATTTTATTTCATTTCGATGTTATTTTGAAAGTGTTATTCAGAGAAGTTTTTAAGGTGTTTGAAAAGCTTTTTTTAGCCTTAAATTTTTCCTGAATAATTCAATTAAAAAACAATAAAGATGGAAAATGATATAATTTCTATTGGAATTTTTTTCGATGGGACAGGAAACAACGGGCTCAATGCAACTTCCACTCAAAAGCCAAAAAATAAGAACAAAAGCTATTATAATAATATAACCAACGTTTATAAATTATATCAACTTTTCAATGGAAATAAGAAAATTTACGTTGAAGGAGTTGGAACGGTAACTGGCGCGGAGGATAGCGATTTTGCGATGGTAACCTGCAGGAATCCTTATCGATTCACGGGATATTCTTCAGATGATAAATTGGCGAAAGCGAATGCATTTGTTGATGAGGTAACATTGGATAAAACCAAAGAATATCATTTCTATGTTTACGGATTCAGTAGAGGATCTATGTTGGCAAGAAACTTTTGCTATGAATTATTAAAGCAAAATCCCAAAATATCAGGAAATTTTAAAGTTAAATTTTTAGGAGTTTTTGATACGGTAGAATCTACTCCTTTTAATGATTATAACGTAAGTCTTCTTCCAGGTGTTGAAAGAGCTTTACAGTTATGCGCGGTCAACGAATGCCGATATTTTTTTCCATTGACGGGCTTTTTTGAAGATTCAAAAAATATGGAAGATTCAAAATCCGAAACAGGAAATTCAGTTTGGAAAGAGGTTTTTGTTCCCGGCGCTCATGCAGACGTAGGTGGAGGATATTTAGAAGGTCCACAATCGGTCTATGTTTCACATGATTTTGTGATTAAAGATGAGGTTGACGCTTATGTTTCGAATGTAAAAAATACAGCAATGGATGCTGAAGGCAATAAAATTTGGGAATCACTTTTATATAATTATCAGATAGATTCCGGAGACTTTTTTTCTCAGGCTTATGTAAAAAGAGATTTGGTTTACAATGATCTTCCGAAAGTTTACGGAAAATTAATGTTGACAGAAACCAATGCTTTTCAACCTGTTTTTAATACAGATTTTGATGAGTCAAATTTTGAGATTGATCCTAAAATTCACCAGTTTTTACTGTCATTTTCTGATGAATTGGAGAAATATGTTAAAGATCTTTCTCTTAACCTAAAA harbors:
- a CDS encoding T6SS phospholipase effector Tle1-like catalytic domain-containing protein; protein product: MENDIISIGIFFDGTGNNGLNATSTQKPKNKNKSYYNNITNVYKLYQLFNGNKKIYVEGVGTVTGAEDSDFAMVTCRNPYRFTGYSSDDKLAKANAFVDEVTLDKTKEYHFYVYGFSRGSMLARNFCYELLKQNPKISGNFKVKFLGVFDTVESTPFNDYNVSLLPGVERALQLCAVNECRYFFPLTGFFEDSKNMEDSKSETGNSVWKEVFVPGAHADVGGGYLEGPQSVYVSHDFVIKDEVDAYVSNVKNTAMDAEGNKIWESLLYNYQIDSGDFFSQAYVKRDLVYNDLPKVYGKLMLTETNAFQPVFNTDFDESNFEIDPKIHQFLLSFSDELEKYVKDLSLNLKPVYNYERFVNYTHFSSNFGLYEKALLLRTEDEIFVEMLNDSLNVPGSATIKHANAGESKLQKEIHFLEHDVLTDYAYEGNIPNNDNWSRSILIK